A single Nicotiana tabacum cultivar K326 chromosome 5, ASM71507v2, whole genome shotgun sequence DNA region contains:
- the LOC107783303 gene encoding copper transporter 1-like: protein MFCEDMNRTGWPGNSRGMYALGLIFVFVLAILVEFFANLKLVKPGSNRAAAVFFQAGVQAIRAGFAYMVMLAVMSYNGGVFIAAILGHAVGYVIFGSPIFKKDMDR, encoded by the exons ATGTTTTGTGAAGACATGAACAGAACAG GTTGGCCTGGAAATAGCCGAGGAATGTATGCTTTGGGTTTGATATTTGTCTTTGTTTTGGCTATTCTGGTTGAGTTTTTCGCAAACCTCAAGTTAGTAAAACCAGGATCGAACCGGGCGGCAGCGGTTTTCTTCCAGGCTGGGGTCCAAGCAATTCGAGCCGGGTTTGCTTATATGGTAATGCTGGCTGTTATGTCCTATAATGGAGGAGTTTTCATTGCAGCCATTTTGGGCCATGCAGTTGGTTACGTGATTTTTGGAAGCCCGATTTTCAAAAAGGATATGGATAGATAA